A single genomic interval of Zingiber officinale cultivar Zhangliang chromosome 4A, Zo_v1.1, whole genome shotgun sequence harbors:
- the LOC121970674 gene encoding probable polygalacturonase: MVDTFSSSWRPQLHQRPRWLMSFLTAHRTQLLVLWVVGFVMVFGLQVNSIDGVGLFRMKAAARPIPRLRPVAFNLTDFGGVGDGKTLNTAAFERAVEAISKAGARGGGQLNVPAGRWLTAPFNLTNHMTLFLAEGAVILGIEDENHWPLMPPLPSYGYGREHKGPRYGSLIHGQNLRDIVITGYNGTIDGQGQAWWTKYKKKILTNTRGPLVQLMWSKDIVISNITLRNSPFWTLHPYDCKNVTISGITILAPVFGAPNTDGIDPDSCQDVLIENSYICVGDDAIAIKSGWDQYGIAYGRPSTNIIIRNLIVRSVVSAGISIGSEMSGGVSNVTVENLFVWETRRGVRIKTAPGRGGYVRNIAYRNVIFENVRVGIVIKTDYNEHPDEGFDPKALPIITNISFSSIHGQGVRVPVRIHGSEDIPIKDVSFRDMSVGLTYKKKHIFQCSFVDGHVIGSIFPSPCQNLDLYDEQGNLVKRSVSQNITDIDYDI; encoded by the exons ATGGTCGACACCTTCTCCTCGTCATGGAGGCCGCAGCTCCACCAGCGCCCCCGTTGGCTGATGTCGTTTCTCACTGCCCACCGGACGCAGCTTTTGGTCCTCTGGGTCGTGGGTTTCGTGATGGTGTTCGGGTTGCAGGTCAACTCCATCGACGGGGTGGGGTTGTTCCGTATGAAAGCAGCGGCGCGACCGATTCCCAGGCTCCGACCCGTGGCGTTCAATCTGACGGATTTCGGCGGGGTCGGGGACGGGAAGACTCTCAACACGGCGGCGTTCGAGCGTGCCGTGGAGGCCATTTCGAAGGCTGGGGCGCGAGGAGGCGGGCAGCTGAATGTTCCGGCTGGGCGCTGGCTCACCGCCCCCTTCAATCTTACCAATCATATGACTCTCTTCCTCGCTGAAGGCGCAGTGATTCTTGGGATTGAG GATGAAAATCATTGGCCGTTGATGCCTCCTTTACCTTCATATGGATATGGACGGGAACACAAGGGGCCTCGATATGGAAGTCTAATACATGGTCAAAACCTGAGAGATATTGTCATCACCG GCTATAATGGCACAATTGATGGTCAAGGTCAAGCATGGTGGACTAAATACAAGAAGAAAATCctcaccaacacaagaggccctCTTGTGCAACTTATGTGGTCCAAGGATATTGTCATCTCCAACATAACTCTCCGTAATTCTCCATTTTGGACACTTCATCCTTATGATTGCAAGAATGTCACTATCTCTGGAATCACTATCTTAGCTCCTGTTTTTGGAGCTCCAAACACAGACGGTATTGACCCAG ATTCATGCCAGGATGTCTTGATAGAAAATTCTTATATATGTGTGGGTGATGATGCAATAGCCATAAAAAGTGGCTGGGATCAGTATGGAATAGCATATGGACGGCCATCTACTAACATTATAATTCGTAATCTCATTGTTCGGTCTGTGGTTAG TGCTGGAATATCCATTGGCAGCGAGATGTCTGGTGGGGTCTCAAATGTCACAGTGGAAAATCTTTTTGTTTGGGAGACGAGGCGAGGGGTAAGAATAAAGACAGCCCCTGGAAGAGGTGGCTATGTTCGGAACATTGCCTACCGGAATGTAATCTTTGAAAATGTTCGTGTCGGAATCGTAATAAAGACTGATTACAATGAACATCCTGATGAAGGTTTCGATCCTAAAGCTCTGCCTATCATCACCAATATATCCTTCAGCAGTATCCATGGCCAGGGTGTGAGGGTTCCAGTTCGGATCCATGGCAGCGAAGACATTCCAATCAAGGATGTCAGTTTCCGAGACATGTCAGTGGGCTTAACCTACAAGAAGAAGCATATCTTCCAGTGTTCCTTTGTCGATGGCCATGTGATTGGATCCATTTTCCCTTCACCTTGTCAGAATCTTGACTTGTACGATGAGCAAGGGAACCTAGTGAAGCGATCAGTGTCACAAAATATCACTGACATTGATTACGACATTTAA
- the LOC121972659 gene encoding auxin-induced protein X10A-like: MGYSIGYLKISISFSCKRKREAIEEELKESLLVDSMKSFVVPKGCLPVYVGDNMRPFVIPISYLGLPTFRTLMERVAEEFGFDQNGALRIPCEEDYFVGLLKMLEKSKNKKKLLNIL; this comes from the coding sequence ATGGGTTACTCCATTGGttatttgaaaatttcaatttcctTTTCGTGTAAAAGGAAGAGGGAAGCAATCGAGGAGGAACTCAAAGAGTCTTTGTTGGTCGACAGCATGAAATCGTTCGTGGTCCCCAAAGGGTGCTTACCGGTGTACGTCGGTGACAACATGCGGCCTTTTGTGATCCCCATAAGTTACCTTGGCCTCCCGACTTTCCGAACTCTGATGGAGAGGGTAGCCGAGGAGTTTGGGTTCGATCAAAATGGTGCACTTAGGATTCCATGCGAAGAGGACTACTTTGTGGGTTTGCTTAAGATGCTAGAGAAATCAAAAAACAAGAAAAAACTTCTAAATATATTGTAA
- the LOC121973580 gene encoding E3 ubiquitin-protein ligase EL5-like has protein sequence MSSLEPAMDGTDDASVAAVRIGTEAMVAAVAFLFMVVVFVFFFYLYARRRLRSGSGRFVFSNTAPDIGRRGLDAAALAALPATVYSSADFKDRGGLECAVCLTELADGEAARVLPACGHGFHLECIDMWFHSRATCPLCRRRVVVGEASSPKTEPPSPLPPPPEASAREPPAFPTNVLIWGGRGQEGSLVIEIPRRAVGGSGSQVSPSTTASAAEESRSLLSVRFQSLRRLWSQGRRAGPSSIEFLDVEQGIAEGSAPLPQTPAAKQ, from the coding sequence ATGTCGTCGTTAGAACCGGCAATGGACGGCACTGACGACGCCTCCGTCGCCGCCGTAAGGATCGGCACAGAGGCCATGGTCGCCGCCGTTGCGTTCCTATTCATGGTCGtcgtcttcgtcttcttcttctaccTCTACGCTCGCCGCCGCCTGCGTTCCGGAAGTGGCCGATTTGTCTTTTCCAACACTGCTCCCGACATCGGCAGACGCGGCCTTGACGCCGCCGCGCTCGCAGCCCTGCCCGCCACCGTGTACAGCTCCGCAGACTTCAAGGACCGCGGCGGGCTCGAGTGCGCGGTCTGCCTCACTGAGCTCGCCGACGGCGAGGCGGCCCGGGTGCTCCCCGCCTGCGGCCACGGTTTCCACCTCGAGTGCATCGACATGTGGTTCCACTCCCGCGCCACCTGCCCTCTCTGTCGCCGGCGAGTCGTCGTCGGCGAGGCCTCCTCCCCAAAAACAGAGCCTCCGAGTCCTCTTCCTCCGCCTCCGGAGGCTTCTGCCCGGGAACCGCCGGCGTTTCCGACCAACGTGTTGATTTGGGGCGGCCGAGGCCAGGAAGGCTCTCTGGTGATCGAGATCCCAAGGAGAGCCGTCGGCGGATCCGGGTCGCAAGTCTCGCCGTCGACGACGGCTTCGGCCGCAGAGGAGTCGAGGTCGCTGTTGTCGGTGAGATTCCAGTCGCTAAGACGGCTCTGGAGCCAGGGGAGGAGGGCCGGCCCCTCTTCGATTGAGTTCCTCGACGTCGAGCAAGGAATCGCCGAGGGAAGCGCTCCGCTGCCCCAGACTCCAGCCGCGAAGCAATAA